In Desulfovibrio sp., the genomic window ACGGTTACAGCCGATGCCACGGCCATGGGAACCAAGGTGGTGGGCAGCTCTGGCGCACAGAGCTTTACGGCCAGCACGGCCGTTACCTTCGACAGCGCAAAACTCAGCGAAAAGCTCGGCGGCACAAGCGCCGACGCCTCAAAAAGCTTTACCTACACTATCGTTGGGCACGACGGCACGACCCAAAGTTTCAGCCTGACCCAGGACAAGACCTATCAGGACCTGCTGACCCAACTTTCCAGCTACGGTGCGGCGAGTGGCAATACGGTGACCCTTGCCAACACGGAGAGCTTTTACCTCAGCGGCGGCGGCACGGGCGGCGGCATGGATGGCGTTACCGCCAAAACAGACGCAACCACCACCGTCACCAACATGACGGCGGCCTCTACCCTGGAATCGCCGCCAGACCTGGTCTACACCTATACCACCAATGCCAGCACCACCCCGCAAACGGTTACCCTTTCGGGCGGTTCCAGCATGACCAGCATCATAGCTGCGCTCAAGGCCAAGGGGCTCACGGGTTCGCTGGTGAGCTCGGACGGCGCAACCACCATCGACCTGCAAACAGGCACCCTGCCGACCACGGGCAACTACTACCTCAAGCTCAACAATATCGACACGTTCAGTGGCCCCAGCATTGCCGGTCAGGTAACCACCTCATCCAACTGGAACATCCGCGCAGCGGCCAACGCCAAGTACACGGTAGACAACTGGCCTGTTGAAATGGAATCTGACACCAACAGCGTGAGCAATGTCATTGAAGGTGTGGTATTTACCATCAAGGACAAGGGCAGCTCTACACTTTCGGTCAATACAGACATTACCTCTGTTGAAAAATCCATTCAGAACTTTCTGGATTCCGTAAACTCGGTCCTGCTGACCATCAACGAACTCAGCAAGTTTGACAAAGACAAAGAGGTCACAACCAACGACCCCAACAAATCTACCAGCAAAAATTACAGCACTTCGCAGCTAACCGCAGAAAAGGGCGGCCTGTTGCAGGGTAACTACGGCGTGCAGCTTTTCAAATCCCGTTTCATGAGCATGCTCAACAGCGCCCCTCCTGGCTTTACGAGCCGCACAACTGCCAGTGATGTACTTTCGGGCGACGTATTGGCCAACCTGGCCAACATGGGCATCAAGGTTGAAACTGACCAGAGCAGCTCAAACTATGGCCTCCTGCAGATTGCGCCTTCGTCCGGCATTGCTGAACTGAAGCAGATGGACCAGAGCAACTACGAAAACATGATCAACAGCCATCTGTCGGATGTGGTGGATTTTTTCTGCTCCACCGGCACGGGTGTGAGCACAAGCCCCGACTTTCGCTACGGCAGCCATATTTCAGGCATTACCAAGGGCGGCACGTACGATGTAAATTACAATGTTGACGCATCGGGCAACATTACCAAGGTTACCGTGGGCGGCGTGGAAGCCACACGCGACACGAGCCAGCCCGGCTACTACTACAGCGTTAGTTCTGGTGACGCACGAGGTCTTTCGCTGCAGGTAGACAACCTTACCCCTGGCGCACACTCTGGCCAGATACGCATCAAGGAAGGCCTGGTGCAGACAGTCAGCACCT contains:
- the fliD gene encoding flagellar filament capping protein FliD; this translates as MSSTISGSNAISNLSGSDTNFDTVLANLKKVESTQLNRLEAWKSDWKLRYDAFDKVITQVSTASSVLANLASKNSFVTKNVTSSDSNIISAVANASADDVQHTINVTQVASNAIWANTGHVFSSKTDIINTSGSAQTFSYSYAGKEYSIAVPANTTLDSFASMVNNSVDNPGIKISIVQASSGYVFQVAGKSTGASNGLVIHSANLEGMNSTGATSTWKTNNLLDMSSTVTDPTNFAYDLIMEDGNKFSVKIAGNKTNSDLATAINSQVGRSIASIDGSGNLQLTDVKAMYRRDADTQTTFSTPTTKFTISPSPTTTTLSGDLTVTLNMNDGATTGTRTLTIKAGTTMQNAAIQIAQASGASSADMTLNSSGSWDLSLANVNGATFSFANSGSDSSKIAATVTADATAMGTKVVGSSGAQSFTASTAVTFDSAKLSEKLGGTSADASKSFTYTIVGHDGTTQSFSLTQDKTYQDLLTQLSSYGAASGNTVTLANTESFYLSGGGTGGGMDGVTAKTDATTTVTNMTAASTLESPPDLVYTYTTNASTTPQTVTLSGGSSMTSIIAALKAKGLTGSLVSSDGATTIDLQTGTLPTTGNYYLKLNNIDTFSGPSIAGQVTTSSNWNIRAAANAKYTVDNWPVEMESDTNSVSNVIEGVVFTIKDKGSSTLSVNTDITSVEKSIQNFLDSVNSVLLTINELSKFDKDKEVTTNDPNKSTSKNYSTSQLTAEKGGLLQGNYGVQLFKSRFMSMLNSAPPGFTSRTTASDVLSGDVLANLANMGIKVETDQSSSNYGLLQIAPSSGIAELKQMDQSNYENMINSHLSDVVDFFCSTGTGVSTSPDFRYGSHISGITKGGTYDVNYNVDASGNITKVTVGGVEATRDTSQPGYYYSVSSGDARGLSLQVDNLTPGAHSGQIRIKEGLVQTVSTFLKSEMTFTDVNVTTTGTAQQNADAIALKSQNGALMVLKNNYQSIMENIDKKITQEQTRLDQWEARQKTYFANLETLLKKYNTQQTQLESQIKSLTSSSSS